From Anabrus simplex isolate iqAnaSimp1 chromosome 11, ASM4041472v1, whole genome shotgun sequence, a single genomic window includes:
- the LOC136883286 gene encoding cuticle protein 64 yields MKVLACIVLTLAVSAFAEELAEKKQEKRGLLGLGYGGYGGYGSYGGYGGHGYGIGLAAAPAVAIAAPAVHAAPAVASVSKVSYATTHLAPAPVAVAAPVYHAAPVAVAAAPAIAKVGVASLGYGHGLGLGYGHGLGLGYGGYGFGHGYAAAPALSLGHGYGLGGLGGLGYGHGYHG; encoded by the coding sequence GCTTGCATTGTCCTTACCTTGGCCGTCAGCGCCTTCGCTGAGGAGCTTGCTGAGAAGAAACAAGAGAAGAGAGGACTCCTTGGTTTGGGATATGGCGGTTATGGAGGCTATGGAAGCTATGGAGGCTATGGTGGACACGGATATGGTATTGGTCTGGCCGCTGCCCCTGCCGTCGCTATTGCTGCCCCCGCTGTCCATGCCGCTCCTGCTGTTGCCTCCGTCTCTAAGGTCAGCTACGCCACTACTCACCTGGCCCCTGCCCCCGTAGCCGTAGCCGCCCCCGTCTACCACGCCGCTCCCGTAGCTGTTGCCGCCGCCCCCGCCATCGCTAAGGTCGGTGTTGCCAGTCTCGGCTACGGTCATGGTCTTGGTCTTGGATACGGACACGGTCTTGGCCTGGGATATGGAGGCTACGGATTTGGACACGGATACGCCGCCGCCCCTGCCCTTTCTTTGGGACATGGATACGGTCTGGGCGGTCTGGGCGGTCTAGGATACGGTCATGGATACCATGGTTAA